In Candidatus Cloacimonas sp., one DNA window encodes the following:
- a CDS encoding MlaD family protein, whose protein sequence is MVSKAAKIRLGIFLTIGAILIIIFAAVVAGSRLVEKKDIYYIEFEDYSVSGLQVGSSVNYRGIKIGRVEAVKINPKDVSKIIITISVDRGTPIKEDTEAVLQLSGITGLKNVEIRGGTNEAKLLKPKSYIKPGTTMLEDISERAKSIVDKIDMIAANLNAITGEDNRKNIATILAQTSLILQDTHENLATTMQSISRIANNTADLTEELSKDLNTVTENLTKNLDAITSSATSNMQNVSETSQASLISVTNNVNQQLEDLTNKLDTSLTQLTNDGSALIREANLQVSTVGEHSDQMVLQTTREILTISNNINQALNQVNTILYAPGFDSLMTNLGKLSGELSKTDLKGMITELSTTIQKTGTLVSNLNRVVTRGQGDLLEILSTLTETSENLNEFSRQIADTPSILLRGN, encoded by the coding sequence ATGGTTTCCAAAGCAGCTAAAATACGATTAGGGATTTTTTTAACCATTGGTGCAATATTAATCATTATCTTTGCAGCTGTAGTTGCCGGCAGCAGATTAGTTGAGAAGAAGGATATTTATTATATTGAATTTGAGGACTATTCTGTTAGCGGTTTACAGGTTGGCAGCTCAGTCAATTATCGGGGTATCAAAATTGGCAGAGTAGAAGCAGTGAAAATTAACCCCAAGGATGTTTCCAAGATAATTATTACCATCAGTGTGGATAGGGGAACTCCTATAAAAGAAGATACTGAAGCAGTGTTACAGTTATCAGGAATAACCGGGCTTAAAAATGTGGAAATCAGAGGTGGCACAAATGAAGCCAAATTACTTAAGCCCAAAAGTTATATTAAGCCCGGAACGACAATGCTGGAAGATATCAGCGAACGGGCTAAATCCATCGTAGATAAAATAGATATGATTGCAGCCAATCTAAATGCTATAACCGGAGAAGATAACAGAAAGAATATTGCTACGATACTTGCTCAAACCAGTTTAATTTTACAAGACACCCATGAAAACCTGGCAACTACTATGCAAAGCATTAGTCGGATTGCCAATAATACTGCTGATTTAACAGAGGAGCTAAGTAAAGACCTTAATACTGTTACCGAAAATCTTACGAAAAACCTTGATGCTATCACCAGCAGCGCTACCAGTAATATGCAAAATGTTTCTGAAACCTCACAGGCAAGCTTAATTAGCGTTACCAATAATGTAAATCAACAGCTGGAGGATTTAACTAACAAACTGGATACCAGCTTAACGCAATTGACAAATGATGGTTCAGCTTTAATCCGCGAAGCTAATCTGCAGGTTTCCACGGTTGGCGAACACAGCGATCAAATGGTGCTGCAAACCACCCGTGAGATTTTAACTATCAGCAATAATATCAATCAGGCACTAAATCAGGTTAATACCATTCTTTATGCTCCCGGTTTTGACAGTTTAATGACCAACCTGGGAAAACTTAGCGGCGAACTTTCCAAAACCGATTTGAAAGGAATGATTACCGAACTCTCTACTACAATCCAAAAAACCGGCACTCTGGTTTCTAATTTGAACAGAGTAGTAACCCGGGGACAGGGTGACCTGCTGGAAATTTTAAGTACCTTAACGGAAACGAGTGAAAACCTGAATGAATTTTCTCGTCAGATAGCAGATACACCTTCTATTTTACTACGCGGAAATTAG
- a CDS encoding urocanate hydratase: MADIKFEAHLPLELPPEPTFEPKIRRAPDRGLDLSNNDIALALKNALRYIPEELHSVLAPEFLQELKTRGRIYGYRYRPQGHIYGKPIDEYKGITPARAIQVMIDNNLDFDVALYPYELVTYGESGQVCQNWMQYRLIKQYLEIMTENQTLVVASGHPLGLFPSRPEAPRVISTNGLMVGKWDNPVEFKRLTALGVANYGQMTAGGWMYIGPQGIVNGTYITLLNAGRKYLGIPEDKNLAGVLYVSSGLGGMSGAQSKAIEIAGGIGIIAEVDKSRIETRYSQGWVSKVSSNLEEVFKWVDEARQSKKPLSIAYYGNIVDLLEYIDKNNIKVELLSDQTSCHVVYEGGYTPVGISYEEGRKLLAEDIELFKQKVDFSLRRHFNVLKSLTEKGSKFWDYGNSFMASIFDAGITEISRNGNNTNDGFIWPSYVEDIMGPICFDYGYGPFRWICLSRKDEDLHKTDLAAISLIDQNRSAMDRDNYYWISTAEENKLVVGTKARILYADEESRIKLGLKFNEMIRKGEIGPVMLGRDHHDVSGTDSPFRETANIYDGSNLMAEMATHCFAGNIARGMTIVVLSNGGGVGVSRCINGGNGIVLDGSERMDEVIKNGLSWDVMGGIARRAWAQNEGAVKTGTAWNEKHSDEGIITLAEKVDEEMIEHLVKKEFGA; encoded by the coding sequence ATGGCGGATATAAAATTTGAAGCTCATTTACCTTTGGAGCTACCTCCTGAGCCAACTTTTGAACCTAAAATTCGGAGAGCCCCAGATAGAGGATTGGATTTAAGCAACAATGATATTGCCTTGGCTTTAAAAAATGCCCTGCGCTATATTCCTGAAGAATTACATAGCGTTCTGGCACCGGAATTTTTACAGGAACTGAAAACCAGAGGTAGAATTTATGGCTATCGCTATCGTCCGCAGGGTCATATTTACGGCAAACCGATTGATGAATATAAAGGCATTACTCCAGCCAGAGCCATTCAAGTGATGATAGATAACAATTTGGATTTTGATGTTGCTTTATATCCTTATGAACTTGTTACTTATGGTGAATCAGGACAGGTCTGTCAGAATTGGATGCAATATCGGCTAATTAAACAATACTTGGAAATAATGACAGAAAATCAAACCCTGGTTGTTGCTTCAGGGCATCCCTTAGGGCTTTTTCCTTCGCGTCCTGAAGCTCCCAGAGTTATATCTACCAATGGATTAATGGTTGGGAAATGGGATAACCCGGTAGAATTTAAACGCCTGACGGCATTAGGGGTGGCAAATTACGGTCAAATGACTGCCGGGGGATGGATGTATATAGGTCCTCAGGGCATTGTAAACGGAACTTATATCACTTTGCTGAATGCAGGCAGAAAATATTTGGGTATTCCGGAAGATAAAAATCTGGCAGGTGTGCTTTATGTTTCTTCAGGTTTGGGTGGAATGAGCGGCGCTCAAAGCAAAGCAATAGAAATTGCCGGTGGCATTGGCATTATTGCCGAAGTGGATAAAAGCAGAATAGAAACCAGATACAGTCAGGGCTGGGTTAGCAAGGTCTCCAGCAATTTGGAAGAGGTCTTTAAGTGGGTAGATGAAGCCCGACAAAGCAAAAAACCGCTCTCTATTGCTTATTACGGTAATATTGTTGACCTGCTGGAATATATAGATAAAAATAACATCAAAGTGGAATTGCTTTCGGACCAAACCTCGTGTCATGTAGTTTACGAAGGTGGTTATACCCCCGTAGGAATTAGTTATGAAGAAGGGCGTAAACTTCTGGCAGAAGATATTGAATTATTCAAGCAAAAAGTAGATTTCTCCCTGCGCAGACATTTTAATGTGCTGAAGAGCTTAACGGAAAAGGGCTCTAAATTTTGGGATTATGGCAACAGCTTTATGGCAAGTATATTTGATGCAGGAATAACAGAAATCTCCCGCAACGGAAATAATACCAATGACGGCTTTATTTGGCCCTCCTATGTGGAAGATATTATGGGTCCTATTTGTTTTGATTACGGTTACGGACCTTTCAGGTGGATTTGTCTTTCCCGCAAAGATGAAGACCTGCACAAAACAGACCTTGCTGCTATCTCTTTAATAGACCAAAATCGCAGTGCTATGGATAGAGATAATTACTATTGGATTTCTACCGCTGAAGAGAATAAACTGGTTGTAGGAACTAAAGCCAGGATTCTGTATGCTGATGAAGAAAGCAGAATAAAACTGGGACTGAAGTTCAACGAAATGATTCGCAAAGGTGAAATTGGTCCTGTTATGCTGGGTAGAGACCATCACGATGTTTCCGGAACGGATTCTCCTTTCCGCGAAACAGCCAATATTTATGACGGCTCAAATTTGATGGCAGAAATGGCTACCCATTGTTTTGCCGGAAATATTGCCAGAGGAATGACTATAGTTGTTCTTTCCAATGGAGGCGGAGTTGGAGTAAGCCGTTGTATTAATGGCGGTAATGGAATTGTTTTAGATGGTAGCGAAAGAATGGATGAAGTTATTAAAAATGGTCTTTCCTGGGATGTTATGGGGGGAATTGCACGCAGAGCTTGGGCTCAAAATGAAGGTGCTGTAAAAACCGGAACTGCCTGGAACGAAAAACACAGTGACGAAGGCATTATAACCCTGGCAGAAAAGGTTGACGAAGAAATGATTGAGCACTTGGTAAAAAAGGAGTTTGGAGCATAA
- a CDS encoding ABC-type transport auxiliary lipoprotein family protein, with protein sequence MFKIKKSVHLWGYLALLLMLTGCLQKVERTPVNYYVLEYQPKTEKPELRRTTNTGKNLEVLDTVLPRTYDRNQIVVKENFYNVRFLQTDVWAMRLRDAIPNLIVQRLSSYNVFGTVSRGKQWEKNPQYFLETTVYNIEKIEGTEPRAYLKMEFVLRDSTSEKIVFTHKGERSMELIDPSMIYLVQAFNEMLMEETDLFTAKCNLYFSGLPVEGKSLATSTSSIGRYVYEEMVAMENYNDFGELMVITKTQTEEQIRYSIEELDSLNTVISTDELVMGVPALLKPGHYRVIIGEMGDLITSVQILPRQRTVVKPNWGELRIVVMDESKARVRMGYDLWKKNIDEEGYKIYSGGMFSMGEDEIGAVDKLWILPPGSYLVKLGGGSWSDLKDFATVTLMEGEKKTLSMIVDPAAEGNVLIGAGVFADEDIGLGSKRIHRGAIHSNISLTSNNNVDKNKPTTSASLTGQFDNSIDTHDLLKPFQFTTRSIYDIGLNLTSNQDLVFSPDDYSLKSVLLFYPIKKSNFFKNFALYGRMNLNTHLFDETTIFPDTKNVILQNAEGDTVSVRLNQSDLKTKIAFYPLRIKEGTGLTYQINFSPNAQTSLRVGYGWLQDYNKNSYVFDKPVAGSLDGVDYEFEKYKEEPNGSSKGIESTIILSALNLLKFISINSTLDVLFRMGVPDHSYSLENENRINFRLFRNISVDVKFNISYDETKKPWTVYDYTTFLRLSLFY encoded by the coding sequence ATGTTTAAGATAAAGAAATCAGTTCATCTTTGGGGTTATCTTGCTTTGCTATTGATGCTAACGGGCTGTTTGCAAAAAGTGGAAAGAACACCTGTAAACTACTATGTTTTGGAATATCAACCGAAAACAGAAAAACCGGAATTACGCCGAACTACGAATACCGGAAAAAATCTGGAAGTGCTGGATACGGTTCTGCCGCGAACTTACGACCGTAATCAAATTGTAGTGAAGGAAAACTTCTATAATGTTAGATTTCTGCAAACGGATGTTTGGGCAATGCGTTTACGGGATGCCATTCCCAATTTGATTGTTCAGCGTTTGAGCTCTTATAATGTATTTGGAACCGTTTCCCGAGGTAAGCAATGGGAAAAGAATCCTCAATATTTTCTGGAGACCACTGTGTATAATATAGAAAAGATTGAGGGAACGGAACCGAGAGCGTATTTAAAAATGGAATTTGTATTGCGGGATTCCACTTCCGAAAAGATAGTTTTTACTCACAAAGGTGAGCGTTCAATGGAACTGATTGATCCCTCAATGATTTATCTGGTGCAGGCATTTAACGAAATGCTGATGGAAGAAACGGATCTCTTTACGGCAAAATGTAATCTCTATTTCAGCGGTTTACCGGTGGAGGGAAAATCTCTGGCAACATCAACTTCTTCAATAGGTCGCTATGTTTATGAAGAAATGGTCGCTATGGAGAATTATAACGATTTCGGAGAACTGATGGTGATTACTAAAACGCAAACGGAGGAGCAAATTCGTTATTCTATTGAAGAATTGGATTCGTTAAACACCGTAATTTCCACCGATGAATTAGTGATGGGGGTTCCGGCTTTATTAAAACCGGGACATTATAGAGTTATTATTGGTGAGATGGGAGATTTAATTACCAGTGTGCAAATTTTACCCCGGCAACGCACAGTTGTAAAACCCAATTGGGGTGAACTGCGAATAGTTGTTATGGATGAATCTAAAGCCCGGGTTAGAATGGGATATGATTTGTGGAAAAAGAATATAGATGAAGAAGGGTATAAAATTTACAGCGGGGGAATGTTCAGTATGGGAGAAGACGAAATTGGAGCTGTAGATAAACTTTGGATTTTACCCCCCGGTTCCTATTTAGTAAAATTGGGCGGCGGTTCCTGGAGTGACTTGAAAGATTTTGCCACGGTAACCTTGATGGAAGGAGAGAAAAAGACCCTTTCAATGATTGTTGACCCTGCTGCTGAAGGTAATGTTTTAATCGGAGCCGGCGTTTTTGCAGATGAAGATATAGGTTTGGGTTCTAAACGAATTCACCGCGGCGCTATTCATAGCAATATTTCCCTCACTTCCAATAATAATGTAGATAAGAATAAACCTACTACCAGTGCATCTCTTACCGGGCAATTTGATAACAGTATTGATACTCACGATTTGCTTAAGCCCTTTCAATTTACCACTCGCAGTATCTATGACATTGGCTTAAATCTTACTTCCAATCAGGATTTAGTTTTCAGTCCCGATGATTATTCTTTAAAAAGCGTTCTTTTATTTTATCCGATAAAGAAAAGTAACTTTTTTAAGAACTTCGCTTTATACGGAAGGATGAATTTGAATACGCATTTATTTGATGAAACCACCATTTTTCCCGATACTAAGAATGTTATCCTGCAAAATGCAGAAGGGGATACAGTTTCAGTTCGCCTCAATCAATCCGATTTGAAAACAAAGATTGCTTTCTATCCTTTGCGCATAAAAGAAGGAACGGGTTTAACCTATCAAATAAATTTCAGTCCTAATGCGCAAACGAGTTTACGCGTTGGCTACGGTTGGTTACAGGACTATAACAAAAACAGCTATGTGTTTGATAAACCGGTAGCAGGTTCTTTAGATGGAGTTGACTATGAATTTGAAAAATATAAAGAAGAACCGAACGGTAGCTCCAAAGGTATTGAATCCACCATTATTCTATCGGCTTTGAATTTACTGAAGTTTATCAGCATCAATTCCACTTTGGATGTTCTTTTCCGGATGGGCGTTCCGGATCATTCATACAGTTTGGAAAACGAGAATAGAATAAATTTCCGTTTATTCCGCAATATTTCTGTGGATGTGAAATTTAATATTTCTTATGATGAAACCAAAAAGCCCTGGACTGTTTACGATTATACTACCTTCTTGCGTTTATCGCTGTTTTATTAA
- a CDS encoding DUF1848 domain-containing protein: MEPVIISASRATDIPAFYSDWLISRVEEGCLKWQNPFNRKVQDVFFAKTRLFVFWSKNPFPMLKKLSYFDEKSYHYYFQFTVNDYEQENWEKNLPALKQRLETFMKLSELIGKQKVIWRFDPLITSDKLHPDELLKRIEKIGDQLFPYTNRLVISFIDIEIYKKVKRNLSALPDKIQEIDITTMHYFARELMQLNQKWNLKIATCAEKIDLHQYGIEHNRCIDDRLIIELFSSDKELMNFLGYKPSCQTDFLTFGNNVSSYSYEKLKDKGQRKFCGCIKSKDIGKYNTCQNGCVYCYANSTRQ; encoded by the coding sequence ATGGAACCGGTAATCATTTCTGCTTCGCGAGCCACAGATATACCCGCTTTTTATTCGGACTGGTTAATTTCCCGGGTGGAGGAAGGATGCTTAAAATGGCAAAATCCTTTTAATAGAAAGGTTCAGGATGTTTTCTTTGCCAAAACCCGACTTTTTGTGTTCTGGAGCAAAAATCCTTTCCCAATGCTGAAAAAGCTATCTTACTTTGATGAAAAGAGCTACCATTACTATTTTCAATTTACCGTAAATGACTATGAACAGGAAAACTGGGAAAAAAATCTGCCAGCTTTGAAGCAACGCCTGGAGACCTTTATGAAACTTTCAGAACTTATTGGCAAGCAAAAAGTTATCTGGCGTTTTGACCCTCTTATTACAAGTGATAAGCTGCATCCCGATGAACTGCTAAAACGCATAGAAAAAATCGGTGACCAGCTTTTTCCCTATACGAATAGATTAGTTATCAGCTTTATAGACATAGAAATCTACAAAAAAGTGAAACGCAATCTTAGCGCTTTACCCGATAAAATTCAGGAAATAGATATTACTACAATGCACTATTTTGCCAGGGAATTGATGCAACTGAACCAGAAATGGAATTTGAAAATTGCTACCTGCGCTGAAAAAATAGACCTGCACCAATATGGAATTGAACATAATCGCTGCATTGATGACCGCCTGATTATTGAGCTCTTTTCATCAGATAAAGAATTAATGAACTTCCTGGGCTATAAACCCTCTTGCCAGACCGATTTTTTAACTTTTGGGAACAATGTATCTTCATATAGCTATGAAAAATTGAAAGATAAAGGACAACGCAAATTTTGCGGCTGCATCAAAAGCAAAGATATCGGTAAATACAATACCTGCCAGAATGGATGTGTGTATTGTTATGCTAATTCAACAAGACAGTGA
- a CDS encoding MlaE family lipid ABC transporter permease subunit, producing the protein MPCKIANNTLYLEGSLNAATIPSLLEEVNSLLKHQNPNTIDLSGVTVLDSAGVAFLDEINIRLAAQGLLLYQGASEEIQEVMETFSSLKVKVPAPERKMGFFEQIGDAVVVAYHNFYDVMLLASEVFYWALIGIFSRKGQRKGSFTIQCSLLGSQALPILSLLSFIVGFILSLQASVQLANFGANVFIADLMAFSMVREIAPLITAIIVAGRSGSAIASEIATMQVTEEIDALKIMALSPVRYVVVPKFLAITVVMPILVMFSILVSEIGGGIIAINYLDLSIYTFVQRSIDVLTMKDIVTSFGKSIIFAWTIVVIGAYCGFQVKGGAEGVGKATTSSVVASIFAVIIWDAIFSLLYL; encoded by the coding sequence ATGCCCTGCAAAATAGCTAATAACACACTTTACCTGGAGGGAAGCTTAAATGCAGCTACAATTCCCTCTTTGTTAGAGGAGGTCAATTCGCTGCTGAAACATCAAAATCCCAATACGATTGACCTAAGTGGAGTTACTGTTTTGGATAGTGCCGGGGTTGCTTTTCTGGATGAAATAAATATTCGTTTGGCAGCCCAAGGATTATTACTGTATCAAGGAGCCAGCGAAGAAATTCAAGAAGTAATGGAGACCTTTTCTTCTCTTAAAGTAAAAGTGCCTGCCCCGGAAAGGAAAATGGGCTTTTTTGAGCAGATAGGGGATGCAGTTGTTGTTGCATATCATAATTTCTATGATGTAATGTTACTTGCCTCCGAAGTTTTTTATTGGGCGCTGATAGGAATTTTTAGCAGGAAAGGTCAACGGAAGGGCTCTTTTACAATTCAATGTTCGCTTTTAGGTTCACAGGCATTGCCGATTTTATCTTTGCTTTCATTTATCGTGGGCTTTATATTATCTTTACAGGCATCTGTGCAGTTGGCTAATTTTGGAGCCAATGTATTTATAGCAGACCTGATGGCATTTTCTATGGTGCGTGAAATTGCACCTTTAATTACGGCTATAATTGTTGCCGGTAGAAGCGGTTCAGCCATTGCTTCAGAAATTGCTACAATGCAAGTTACGGAAGAAATTGACGCCTTAAAGATAATGGCTTTATCTCCAGTCCGCTATGTTGTTGTTCCCAAATTTCTTGCCATCACTGTGGTAATGCCTATACTGGTTATGTTTTCCATTTTGGTTTCCGAGATTGGAGGCGGAATTATTGCCATAAATTACCTGGATTTAAGTATTTACACTTTTGTCCAGCGTTCCATAGATGTTTTAACTATGAAGGATATCGTAACCAGTTTTGGCAAAAGCATTATTTTTGCTTGGACGATTGTAGTGATTGGTGCCTATTGCGGTTTTCAAGTTAAAGGTGGGGCAGAGGGAGTTGGCAAAGCAACAACTTCTTCCGTAGTTGCCTCCATTTTTGCCGTAATCATCTGGGATGCCATTTTCAGCTTACTCTATCTATAA
- a CDS encoding UTP--glucose-1-phosphate uridylyltransferase: MNTPFIRLMKQEGIKEEVIRTFEAYYNLLAQGEKGLIGEEEINPPAEKNLIDYDKIRHYSRNSLLKHIAVIKLNGGLGTSMGLSKAKSLLPVKNNLNFLDIIARQVLTLRSISGYDILLLFMNSYNTDEDTLKYLEKYPDLGKQDLPLSFLQNKFPRIRQDNLLPYENKDKKLMWNPPGHGDIYTAIGEYLGKMIAQGYSYAFVSNADNLGAIVDTSIPAYMEDNRIPFLMEVCLRSPMDKKGGHLCEDKSGQLLLREIAQCPEKDLPVFQDIDYYKYFNTNNLWIDLRALEWHIISNEGLMLLPLIVNPKMVEGTAVYQLETAMGSAISLFNNSKALVVSRERFVPVKKTTDLLALWSDVYELNEQYQIVLKRGVAKAPVIELEEQYYGKIEDMQKRFSKGIPSLNSCKELRIDGDVSFGEDVICEGKVTLKTSFPVFVQNCLLTGEVDLNAVAAKQKTGQEDKDGFQSS, from the coding sequence ATGAATACTCCCTTTATCCGATTGATGAAACAGGAAGGCATAAAGGAAGAAGTTATACGCACTTTTGAGGCATATTATAATTTACTTGCCCAAGGTGAAAAAGGGCTGATTGGTGAAGAAGAGATAAATCCTCCAGCGGAAAAGAATTTGATAGATTATGATAAGATAAGGCACTATTCCCGAAACTCGCTGTTGAAACATATTGCAGTTATTAAGCTTAATGGTGGTTTGGGAACGAGCATGGGTCTTTCTAAAGCAAAATCGCTGTTGCCGGTGAAGAATAATCTTAATTTTCTGGATATTATTGCGCGTCAGGTATTAACTTTAAGGTCAATTTCCGGATATGATATTTTATTGCTTTTTATGAATAGCTATAATACGGATGAAGATACTTTAAAATACCTGGAAAAATATCCTGATTTAGGTAAGCAGGATTTACCTCTTTCCTTTTTACAGAATAAATTTCCCCGCATTCGTCAGGATAACTTGCTGCCCTACGAAAACAAGGATAAGAAATTGATGTGGAATCCACCGGGGCATGGAGATATTTATACTGCGATAGGGGAATATTTGGGTAAAATGATTGCCCAGGGTTACAGTTATGCCTTTGTTTCCAATGCCGATAATTTGGGGGCTATTGTAGATACTTCAATTCCAGCATATATGGAAGATAACAGAATACCTTTTTTAATGGAAGTGTGTTTGCGAAGTCCGATGGATAAAAAAGGCGGTCACCTTTGTGAAGATAAATCCGGACAGCTGCTTTTAAGGGAGATTGCTCAATGTCCTGAAAAGGATTTGCCTGTTTTTCAGGATATTGATTATTACAAATATTTTAACACCAATAATCTGTGGATTGACCTTAGAGCTTTGGAATGGCATATAATTTCCAACGAGGGTTTAATGCTGCTACCCTTAATTGTAAATCCGAAAATGGTTGAAGGAACAGCTGTTTATCAATTGGAAACTGCAATGGGCTCAGCCATCAGTTTGTTCAACAATTCCAAGGCATTGGTTGTTTCCCGAGAGCGTTTTGTGCCCGTGAAAAAGACAACTGACCTGTTAGCTCTCTGGTCGGATGTTTATGAGCTTAACGAACAGTATCAGATTGTTTTGAAACGAGGGGTAGCAAAAGCTCCTGTGATAGAACTGGAGGAGCAATATTACGGGAAAATTGAAGATATGCAAAAAAGGTTCAGTAAAGGCATTCCTTCTTTGAATAGCTGCAAAGAACTAAGGATTGATGGTGATGTAAGCTTTGGAGAGGATGTTATCTGTGAAGGGAAAGTAACCCTGAAAACCAGTTTCCCGGTGTTTGTTCAGAATTGTTTACTTACGGGAGAAGTGGATTTGAATGCGGTTGCAGCTAAGCAAAAGACAGGGCAGGAGGATAAAGATGGTTTCCAAAGCAGCTAA
- a CDS encoding L-serine ammonia-lyase, iron-sulfur-dependent, subunit alpha, which produces MKDKENILALLKQEVAPAVGCTEPAAVALAGAYAASVMEGKIISANLIVSPNILKNGMGVGIPNTNLLGLEIAFALGILVAKPEKELEVLSDLDAETIDKAQQMLAEKRIQTKMLETEEKVWIEAVIKTPKSESKAILRWRHNWLYHLEKDKKILRHQELEAENALGLISCTAYTVKDYYDFCINTDISNLEKIDLGMKVNRKIADFGLSNNSGINVGKMIMEQIKSGLLGDDIHHYAMALTAAATDARMSGCNLPVISNSGSGNQGLAITLPIIAVAEKLGSNKEELIRALALGHLVSVHIKQKIGILSCICGCLSASAGAASGIVMLLKGNYSQIEYAIKNMIADTAGMVCDGAKEGCSLKVATTTSAAVQAALLAKAGICVSSNDGIITESIEGTIDNLAYFVARGMQDADSTILNIMLNKTK; this is translated from the coding sequence ATGAAGGATAAAGAAAACATCTTGGCGTTGCTAAAGCAAGAAGTAGCTCCTGCAGTTGGATGCACAGAACCAGCTGCCGTTGCTTTAGCCGGAGCTTATGCTGCAAGTGTGATGGAGGGGAAAATCATCTCTGCCAATTTAATTGTAAGCCCCAATATTCTGAAAAACGGTATGGGCGTAGGCATTCCCAATACCAATTTACTGGGTTTGGAGATTGCTTTTGCGTTAGGTATATTAGTTGCCAAACCGGAGAAGGAATTGGAGGTTTTGTCAGATTTGGATGCAGAGACCATTGATAAAGCACAGCAGATGCTGGCAGAAAAAAGAATCCAAACCAAAATGCTGGAGACCGAAGAAAAGGTTTGGATTGAAGCGGTAATAAAAACCCCAAAATCTGAAAGCAAGGCAATTTTACGGTGGCGGCATAACTGGCTGTATCATTTGGAAAAGGATAAAAAGATTTTACGGCACCAGGAACTGGAAGCTGAAAATGCGCTTGGCTTAATTTCCTGCACTGCTTATACTGTGAAGGATTATTACGATTTTTGTATCAATACGGATATTAGCAATTTGGAAAAGATTGATTTGGGAATGAAGGTTAACCGCAAAATAGCGGATTTTGGTTTATCTAACAATTCCGGCATAAATGTAGGCAAGATGATTATGGAGCAAATAAAAAGTGGTCTTTTGGGCGATGATATTCATCATTATGCTATGGCTCTTACGGCGGCGGCAACTGATGCCAGAATGAGTGGTTGCAACTTACCTGTAATCAGTAATTCCGGAAGCGGAAATCAAGGTTTGGCTATTACTTTACCCATTATTGCAGTTGCCGAAAAACTTGGCAGTAACAAAGAAGAACTAATCAGAGCTTTAGCTTTAGGGCATTTGGTGAGTGTGCATATTAAACAAAAAATAGGTATTCTTTCCTGTATTTGCGGATGCCTTTCTGCTTCAGCAGGAGCTGCAAGTGGCATAGTTATGCTCTTAAAAGGCAATTATTCTCAAATTGAATATGCCATCAAAAATATGATTGCGGATACAGCAGGAATGGTTTGTGACGGTGCCAAAGAAGGTTGTTCCTTAAAAGTTGCCACAACCACAAGCGCTGCCGTGCAAGCTGCTCTTTTGGCAAAAGCAGGAATTTGCGTTTCTTCCAATGACGGTATTATTACTGAAAGTATTGAAGGGACAATTGATAATTTGGCTTATTTTGTAGCCAGGGGAATGCAGGATGCCGACAGCACCATCTTAAATATTATGTTAAATAAAACAAAATAA